Genomic DNA from Rana temporaria chromosome 1, aRanTem1.1, whole genome shotgun sequence:
CTTTTTCATGAACACTAGTGATTCAAGTAAAAATTGGGCTTTGCAAGTAATATTAtcatgttaaagcttatatgagatgtAAGTGGTTGGAATTACACCAACATGCTTGAGTTCTTTGGATTGCAGTGTTGGGGTATATTTTCTTATGTGTCCTGCCTGTGAGCACAGATCTTTACAACCCAAAAACATTTTCAGGACAAATACAGTATTTGTCTGGTACAACTGACTGAACAACAATACCCTActtacgtttttttcccccttacatGGCATGTGTAGCAGGGCAATCTAGTCTCCTCCAGCTAATGGTATATCCTTGACTCCCACTAAACCAAAGATATGGggatgtaaaggttcgttttttattttctaaataggttcctttaagctagtgcattgttggttcacttaccttttctttcgattttccttctaaatgtttttttttttgtctgaatttctcagttcctgtttctcctcagtaagcttcccaCCATCATCAGAGCGGTGgtcagtcagccagaacagcttactgaggaggaacaggaagtgagaaatttagacaaaggaaacaaagaaaataaacatttaggcccggattcacaaagcacttacgccaacgtatctcgatatacaccgcgtaagtgtaagtatgctccgtcgtatctgtgcgccgtgcccacagaactagatacgcctgaaaataggcttcatctgaccgacgtaactctcctacgccggcgtatcgtgggcgcatatttacgctggccgcctcattgcaaatatgcaaatgagggaaatacggcgattcacgaatgtagttgcgaccggcgcataatatacgcagtttgcgtaaggcttacgtccggcgtatagttattccccatctatgaggcgcaggtaTGGACCAGGCAACAGCCatcgcattttacgttgtttacgtagtagtacgtgaatagggctgggcgtaggttacgttcacgtcgtaggcagtgatttgacgtatcttaggtagttgtttcgacgtgattctgcacaTGCATACTGggatgcgccgtacgttattcatatctttatgacgctcagtccatcatttacatggggtcacgcctcattagcatggctcacgcccacttccacctacgctggcttacgccgaggaaacccagcgtagatttgggggcgagtgctttgtgaatactgtgcttggcgcTCTGCACTAcgccggtgtagcctaaaaaagatatatgcgccaatgtatgtgaatccgggccttagaagggaactcgaaggaaaaggtaagtgaaccaacaatgcacttgcttaaaggaacctatttaagaaataaaaagcaaacctttacaacccctttaaaagcatTTTAGTTGTAGCCTTGCTTTTCCTGCCATGGTTTACTTGATCAGTGCAAGAACTGCCTTACAAGGAAACACGtgcaaataatgtaaaaaaatataaaaaaggaaaattattaaaaaagttatttaaaataataaaacacataACAAAACAGTGATGTTGGGTGGGAAAATTACTAGGTCTGGACCGTTTGGCTCTTACTACTATCCAAGGTGAAGTTTCTGTCTTTTGGGGGGTGCTCTGGTAAAAACCTGGTGTATGTACTCTgtgcctcatgccgcgtacacacgatcatttttcggcatgaaaaaaaacttagtttttcagtATGtccattaaaaacgacgttgcccacacaccatcgtttttaaaaaatgatgaaaaaagcgcggtgacgtacaacacgtacgacggcactctaaaggggaaattctattcgcctttgggctgctttagctgattccgtgttagtaaaagacgatttgcgcttttctgtctgttacagcgtgatgaatgtgcttactccattatgaacagtagttttacctgaacgagcgctcccgtctcataacttgcttctgagcatgcgcgggtttaaaatgtcgttttagcccacacacggtcattttttacaacccgaaaaacatttttttttaaaacaacgttaaaaaatgcagcatgttcgaatattttttttttcgtttttcagaagccgaaaaacgatgtgaagcccacacacaatcattttaaatgacgttttaaaaaacgttgtcATTAGTCCCACCCTCTCCAATGTGCAGATAGACCAGAGGGTCCACTATTTAGTTCATTCATGGAAATCTTGTTCTCTCTGGCCTTTAGAAATGTTCTTTGTAACCCATTAGAGACATCCCTCTCTCTATTCTCACCTAGGTGATATTCCTTGTAGCCATCACCTCTGTCAAGCAAGTATcaatattttttcttcttctggcTTTTGTTTCAGGAGGGGGATGTTTGCATTTCTCTTTGGGTATATTGATTAGTATTTGGTGTTGACCCTGGTTGGAATTTTTATATACAACAAGCGCTATTTGACCAACTTATTCATTGAAGTGGTCAGACTTATAAGGTGAGTGGATGACAAATTGTGTTCGTAAAGAGATGGTTTGAAGCACACAAAGGTGAAAGCTTCTCCCATGCCACCGAGGAGGAGATTTATTTCACTTAGTATTGTGGGGATGTAATTTTCACATGTTTCTTGTGATTTAAGGGAATTCAATCATTTTGCACATTCTTTGCCCCACTTTTATTGTGGGATGAGTTTTTGAATGTTAAATCTTAGGAGATCACAACACATCTTACAATGTTTCACACTTTATTATTTGCACATttaatatgttgtttttttttgtaatagacATTATATGCATTTGAGTAATATTAATAGATAATGTATAACgttttgggtatatatatatatatatatatatatatatatatatatatatatatatataattttaatgtaGAGCTGTTTTTAGTGTTTATGATTTGAATACTTAACCTCTTAACGCTGGCCCTATAAGAGGTTTATGATACCGGGAGGCGGAAAAATGGCTTAAGAttatgtgaccgctgtgattggctgtcacggcaGTCACATGGTATGAAAACTCCCGATCACAAGGAGAGATCAGAAGCTTTTGATGAGGTGTGCACGCTCTCAGCACAAGTGTATTGGAAGCAATTGATGCACATATGCGGCCCCTCAGCCTCTAAGGACCAGACGCTgagaggccacatatttgcgtAGGACAAGCGCCAAGGGGTTAAAGGAAGAGACTGGGGCGTTACTTATCTTTTAGCTTTTTCTTTGACACGTCTGACTAGAAGAACATTTGTTTCTAAACATATTAAAGTGATAAaggaaaaaattcataaaaataacaaacatgtcatacttacctgttcctggccactccctcctgtaaagtgcccccagagcacacaggttgcaatgggggcacccaagcataCAGGCTCCCAAGCCACTGGTCTGCGTGTCCATTCAGAAATAAGTTGGTTACgtcaactattttaaaatccacAAACAGGAACTCTTATATTCCTGTGGATAGTTGTCTTATGGTCCCTGGCTTTAAGTCAGTTCCAAAGAGCCAATACATGAGGCTCAAGATAACCTGTTCTGACCCAAATGAGTTGCTGTCACAGGCTGAGATTTTTACAAGTAGattctaaaggctcatacacacggtcagacatccaacaaaatttcccttggatttttgtcctaattgatttgtccggccacacccatagcatacacacagtcagacttttctgcaaacttttctaaaactttcctaacatcacgtgtttttttttgctcttttctgctctttaccgccaccctttggttaacttctgctactgtttgttgcttttaacattggttctgagcatgtgtatttgcactttgtccaaaaagttggttggcttgctgtacacacggtcagacaaggcaccatcagatttttgttgccgaaaagttggtccgtttgcagacccaactttttgtcggatgaaacccgaaaaagttggtccgatggagtgtacacacggtcagacaaattagaaaagttgcagattttgaagttggttggccaaaagtccgaccatgtgtatggggctttagagaagGTTTGCACTAAGGATTATTTGGCAACTACCCTGAAGTCTGTTAAAGGGATTAATAGAGATCACCTACTTTCAGATAGGTTACCCCAGAATAATGCATCTTTTGCCCAAGGAGTTCCTTTTGTGACTACCTATTCTTTACAACACAAAAGTATTAAGCATGTAGTGACCAGACACTGGCACATTGTTAATAATGACAGAGTGTTGAGGGCAGTACTACCAGATAGACCAAAGGTGGTATTTAGAGGGGTACCTTACTTGAGAAACAGAGTGGTCCCCAACCTATTTGACCCTCCCACCAACAAAGTTTGTGTTTTTAACCAGTTAACTGGTTATTACCAATGTTGAAGATGTAGGGTGTGTTTTCTGAATAGTTGTACTCAgagcttttttctcagaaaataggtgcaggaacttaaatacgacccgttcagatttcacaaacagtagaagggtcttaaagaggcattaaataccagtattgcattacatacagagtgcagagttcagggggttacacacagagtgcagaactgtcacttgtaaacagagaaaccagacttctgtgtttacaagtgattgtggtgagcaggcgccaaagggtctgagccagaggtggtggaactgagttcccccaagttccccctgaaaaaaagccctggttgtacTCATAGAAGAACTACTGTACCAGTTTTGTGTCCACTAGCACTCAGATACACCACACTATTAAACCATGTATTACCTGTTCAACATTGGGGGTGGTCTATCTGTTACAGTGCCCATGTGGTCTTCAATATATAGGGAagaccaaaaggcccctacaggTTTGTCTTAACAAACACATTACCAATATAATAACTGGGTTTAAAAAACATtcagtgtccaaaaaaaaaaaaaaaaaaaattagctcccccccgtcgcgtaagccgcatcacggctggcgaaaggagccgaactgcgatgcgcaggcgcagtatagcgccgactcgccgttcggctccttccgccaatcctgacgctgcttacgcgacggggggagctcgttttttagtcaaaacgtcaatcaccgccatgttaggaatgcccactcccgcgggactcgcaacccggaggacacgggtgaatagctgtacccaggtatgtacagcagccaaaaaaaaattaaaggcataatcgtattgtaatgcggcggggcagtgtaatagggggaagtcgtttttatgggtgaaccaccgctttaaacaataacattttaatattttaagaaATGGACAGTTttgttataaataattttttgaaaCTCATCAAGTATTGGCTCATGtgtaatgtgtatatatacatatttttaatatCTCTATTTTCTAATGTCTATTTCGATTTATTTGCGTGTGTGTCTGTATACATGAAAATCTGTGCAGTATATGCACAAGAatagaattttttatatatgttgggtctttatttatttattattatgtttatgtTTGAGGATATTGGTTTAATTTATCACTTtacaataaattaaattaaattaactaatttaaaaaaatatatatttatctttataTAATGTTTAATATCATAGCACTGGTTGCTATATAGTGCACAATTATGTACTCCATATGATTGGGTTAATTTAATTTTCACTAATTAGAACTAATACGGTTCTTCTAATTAATCTATTTACTTCTTAATATTATTTGCTATACttacttaaatatatatataacaggatGTTCTTGTTATTTTATCAATTATTTTTTCACTTAACACATTGTATTCATAtaggtattgttttttttatatagtattaaatacactttttttttattcagtatgCCTGCTATGCGGTTTCTGTAATAAGGAAGGGCTGTCCATATCTAAAATGGCGTTTTTTGGTTCCGCATCCGTGACTCAGACCGAGGTGTCATTTTATAAAAGATGGTGAGTCAGCGCGCTGCCTGTTCCCCATTGACAACGTCACGTATAACAAAACGCGTCTGAAGGAGGGTTGCCACGCTGCCTCACTAGGAGGACGGGAGTTTGTTTGTAGCCGGCTGACTTCTTAAATTAAACTTCtaaatgtaagtgcaatattttttatttaaattaataaagTAGCAACTAGACGCTATGGCCAGTTTCTCTTTCTGGGTCCAATGTTCAATGTTTCAAACACGGATCTTATGGTGGTATTGATATGAGAATCAGTACAACTACTTACCCAGGGTTTTCCTACGATCATCCGTGCAAGAAAAAAgccttggctgggctatagccatatGCCATAAGCCATATGCCTGgttttgcttgccatctggtaagcgtgttttttatattgtggtggtGCACTTCATGGAAAATCGCTGTGGTGTCTACACTAGATGAATCCATCTCACCATTCCAAACCTTTAGAACAAGTATATTTTCTTTAATCAATTAACCAGATTTATTTGGACTAAAATTAGCATGGCTTCTCATATCTATTTAAATATACTGTACTtggtatggcaataacttgcatataataatttaaaattagcacttttgatttttcatgttcgtgtcccataggcctcgtacacacgaccgagtttctcggcaaaaaccagcaagaaacttgctgggagatatttttttgccgaggaaaccggtcgtgtgtacattttcgtcgaggaaactttcgagaaactcgacgagccaaaaagagagcatgttctctatttccttgacgggaatggagaaaattggcttgtcgagtttctcaacggcttcataaggaactcgacgagcaaaacgatgtgtttcgcctgtcgagtttctcggtcgtgtgtacgaggccatagactttaatggtgttcgcacaaattttttgcctgttcccatgtcctgctgcaaaccgaaccggggggtgttcggctcatccctagtcatcaactttaactaatattaaaaatgaattttgaATACGCCAACAAAATATGTTTATTAATTTAGACAGAATCATCTACATACAATATAATTAAAGTGACCCTGACACTAAAATAATGACATTACAAACAGCTTATAAAATAATACGTGTAATACATATTTTTCTGGAAGGTGGTGAGTGAAATCTTCCCTCTCTTAAAGAGTAATAGGTGTCTCTGATATGAGTTTAGGGTGTTTTGAAGACTTTGTTCCCCTCTAGCCACTGTTGCTCCTCCTCACTACTATTGTTCTGTAGCAGACAAGATTTCCAACAAACCCAAAGTGTCTGATTCCAGTGGTGTTCAGAGCAAAAATTAAAGGAGAGGAGGGTAACAAATTTAACAGTGTTCATTCTCAATACACTagcaaaatatgaaaaataacaataatagagGTAATAATAATAGAATAATGGTATAACTACTGGTAACCCGGGGTTTGCTCCATACATATTAGCGGATAACTGTTTTTGTATTCAGGTCAGGTCTGAACAGAATTATGCaacattttgggaaaaatataCAGCCCAGAAGTCCAATACTTGAGGTTATTATTGCAAAAAcctccacagccaccatgtatttccctttggtgctcagataggccgggatcatggcaatccagacactgcagaacaccagcatgctgaaggtgatgtactgggcctcattaaaactgtccggtaatgtcctgGCTAAAAAAGCGATAATGAAACTCACAGCTGCCAGAAGCCCCATATATCCCAGGACAGAGTAGAAGCCGATAACTGAACCCtcattacactgaatgatgaTCTTCCCCTGATAAGAGTGAGTGTCCCGATCCTGGAAGGGGGGAGAAATAGACAACCAAGTGATACAGATGATGACTTGGACCAGTGAGAAGACACAAATGATAAAATTGGGCAGTTTGGATCCCATCCATTTCCTCCAGGGACTCCCAGGTTTGATGGCTTTAAAAGCAATACACACCATGATACTTTTGGCAAGTAGAGAAGAGACGGCAACTGAGAAGATGACACCAAAAGAGGTGACACGCAGCATGCAGGTCACATCTACTGGATGGCCGAGGAACAAGAACACACAGAGGAAGCTCAGCATGATGGAGACCAGGAGAATATAGCTCAGGTCCCGGTTATTAGCTTTAACAATGGGGGTGTCCTGGTAatgtataaatatccccaatattaAACCAGTCAGAAGACAACAGAGGATGGAGACAGCTGAAAATACTGCAACAATGGGATCATCAGTGTAGGAGAGAAATTCCACCACTCTTGGAAGACACCGATCCTTCTTCTCATTTGGCCATTCATCATCAGGACATTTGATGCAGTTTTCACTGTCTGCAGGAGGAATAATACAAACACAATTAACATTGGGGTCAGAGCTTCTGAGAAAACCAATTGTCTTGTGTTGCATCACAGCTAGCAATGGGATTTCCATCAAAGCTGTAGGAGaaagaaaatacaataaaatataaatgtaatataaatattatatacatttaaccgcttgccaaccgtaTCACTTACTCCTCAAGGCGGCTCTGCTGTGCTGGATCACGTACTAAATACGTGATCTGCAATCCAAGAAAGGGGACGTGCGCGCGCCCACCAGCTTGACGGTCCTTTGATTCAATCCAAAACAGATCTGTCACCAGGTCCAGACCAATGATTTTTGTCCTGGACCTGCTGATGGGGTTATGGTGATTCAGAGAACAGCATGTATAGAAGAACACAAGTTGCATAGGTCTAGTGCATTATCctcaataaatgttttatttaataaaaatggaggtgaatatactcacaaaccagtgaaagagagagagttaccgctccaggtggattgtgttgggatgatcagtatggtctcaggaaatcaagggtgctggcaatgcacaaggcaacatgaGGAAAGaggaaatatggacagccgcactccaaaaaaccttgatggttgtcttaaTTTAAAAGAGGAAAAATGCACTTCAAGTCTTGGAGTCCATTTTTCctcttttaaataaagacaaccatcaaggttttttggagtgcggctgtttaTATTTCCTATTTCTTCTTGTTTACTCACAAACCACTACTTGTGTCATAGCATTATCATAAAATCATCCGCTTGAATCCATATGCGAAAATCCACAACACTTGTAGACACATCGGTTAACGGGTTTCAAGGTTTCCCTCTTCTTCAGAGCCTTGTTTGGatgcctctaatgccgcgtacacacgatcgatcaaaccaatgagaacggtctgatggaccgttttcatcagaccaaaccgatcgtgtgtaggccccatcggctatttatccatcggttaaaaaaattcaatcttgttttaaatttaaccgatggatacctaaccgatagaaaaaaaacgttcGTTTGtaggtgctaattttaaaggctaatatgcaagttattgtcctaaaaagtgtttggggacctgggtcctgccccaggggacatgtatcaatgcaaaaaaagttttaaaaacggccgtttttcgggagcagtgaatttaataatgctaaaagtcaaacaataaaagtgaaatattactttaaatttcatacctaggggggtgtaaagttagcatgtgaaatagcgcatgtttcccgtacatagaactgtccctgcacaaagtgtaatttctgaaaggaaaaaaagtcttttaaaaccggacttgcggctataatgaattgtcggctctggcaattcagagagaattcattcattaaaaaaaaaaaaaaagcgtggggtcccccaaattccattaccaggcccttcaggtctggaatggatattaaggggaaccccgccgtcaatttaaaaaaatatgacgtggggttcccccctaaatatccattccagacccttcaggtctggtgtggattttaaggggaactccaccccaaataaaaaaaaaaattcacaccaaaccccttattcgagcacgttaacctggccggccccctctcctgaaccgttccaggccacatgccctcaacatgaggaggatgtccccatgttgatgtggaaaagggcctcatccccacaacccttgcccggtggttgtgggggtctgtgtgctgggggcttatcagaatctggaagacccatttaacaaagggtacccccagatcctgccccccctatgtgaattggtaatggggtacattgtacccctaccatttcacgaaggaagtgtaaatagttggaaaaaacacacacactgtagaaaaaagtcctttattaataaaaataaaataaaaatccagcggtgataatccactctcggtcccggcttcctgctccaacgctgtctgtatccagcgacgggtgcaggtggtctccggtccagcgatgagaagatccatccagagcgcagcatcgcagacctcctctcaccgctggacacagcccagcgaatgacgcgactgaagctgtgacatttcttatataggggaggcaagGCCATGCGTcatgtgaccccgcaccctctgacgcaccctctgctacgtcactggggaagcccaggaagggaGAAGACTGGGCttacaaaaaaagacaaatcatCCAGAAATGTATAATtgaatgaagaagaagaagaagacggagTTAGGGCTGATTAGAGTAAACTAATGGTTAATAAAGGGTTAAACAGAAgaacatttaattaaaaaaacaaaaacatttttttttttacttgtcaggTTGCTTTAACTGACTTGTTCTGCAGATAACAATTCATCCTCTTGATTTCTAGATGAATAAACAGAAAGTTACAAAATGAAACAATTGTCATTGTAGCTTTCTGTATTCCAGGCCAAGCAATGCCAActtttttttgatgttttttgggaGTGTGTATAGCATGTACAGGGCCTGTAAATGGTTAATAAACTTTTGATACTGCTATCAATCTGGTTTATTTATTTGCGTGTTTTAACATGCATTGAATTCAAACCATTGATGACCATTTCCTTAAAGATATTAATATGGGAGTTGGTGGATGAGGATTGGTTAAATAGGGAAGCattccttaactacttgccgaccagccaccatcattttacggcggcaggtcggctcccctgcgcgagagcccgtagctatacgtcggctctcgcgcaggccactactcgccccgactcccgtgcgcgtgcccgacgggcgcgatcgccgttacagagcggggatcgggagctgtgtgtgcaaacacacagctccaggtcctgtcaggggggggggaaatgctgatcttctgttcatacaatgtatgaacagcaatcagtaatttcccctagtgaggccaccctccctacagttggaacacacccagggaacatacttaaccccttccccgcaccctagtgttaaccctttccctgccagtggcatctttatagtaatccaatgcattttatcgctataaaaattccaatggtcccaaaaatgtgtcaaaagtgtacgaagtgtctgccgtaatgtcgcagtaccgtaaaaaaacactgatctccgccattactagtaaaaaaaaatattaatataaatgccataaaaataccccctattttgtaaacgctataacttgtgtgcaaaccaatcaataaacgcttattgcgatttttttttttttaatatgtagaagaatacgtatcagcctaaactgaggaacaaaaatgttttttttataaaaattttgggggatatttattatagcaaaaagtaaaaaaatattcatttttttttaattgttgctttatttttgttttttagcacaaaaactaaaaaacgcagaggtgatcaagttccaccaaaagaaagctctatttgtgggaaaaaaaggacaccaattttgtttgggagccacgtcgcatgaccgcgcaattgtcagttaaagcgacgcagtgccgaatcgcaaaaagtgctctggtctttgggcagcaatatggtccgggggttaagtggataAATTGGTATTTTTATATAAAGAAGTTGAAGAAAGGGTTTCTAATGACTGGATTCTGAATGACGTACTTGTGTAAGGATACTTGTCTAGTAAATGTatgtatattaaaggggttgtaaaggtttgttttttaattttataaataggttcctttaagcaagtgcattgttggttcacttaccttttccttccatttcccttcaaaaatgtttgttttctttgtctgaatttctcacttcctgttcctcctcagtaagctgttctgggtgactaaccccccagccagatgatgggggcaagcttactgaggagaaacaggaagt
This window encodes:
- the LOC120925187 gene encoding vomeronasal type-2 receptor 26-like is translated as MTFFDENGEFPFHYKIVNWIKSNRHLSTSHTDVGLYTPWAKEEDQLHINPNNITWDEGNNTMLESKCVDSCLPGYRKKTGTSIHSCCYDCVPCSEGQISNKTDSENCIKCPDDEWPNEKKDRCLPRVVEFLSYTDDPIVAVFSAVSILCCLLTGLILGIFIHYQDTPIVKANNRDLSYILLVSIMLSFLCVFLFLGHPVDVTCMLRVTSFGVIFSVAVSSLLAKSIMVCIAFKAIKPGSPWRKWMGSKLPNFIICVFSLVQVIICITWLSISPPFQDRDTHSYQGKIIIQCNEGSVIGFYSVLGYMGLLAAVSFIIAFLARTLPDSFNEAQYITFSMLVFCSVWIAMIPAYLSTKGKYMVAVEVFAIITSSIGLLGCIFFPKCCIILFRPDLNTKTVIR